One window from the genome of Salvia miltiorrhiza cultivar Shanhuang (shh) chromosome 7, IMPLAD_Smil_shh, whole genome shotgun sequence encodes:
- the LOC130993249 gene encoding uncharacterized protein LOC130993249 has product MEPPKAKKVKHEMEMFGDVRVDNYYWLRDDSRSDPEVLAHLRRENAYVDHMMSGTKKLEDQIYSEIRSRVKEDDISAPLRRGPYYYYKRTLEGKEYAQHCRRLVPDSNAPASVYDTMLTGPDAPPEHVILDENVKAQKHAFYIIGAFKVSPNNKLVAYAEDTKGDEIYTVYVIDAESQTPVGKPLSGVTSVLEWAGDDALVYTTRDEILRPDKVWLHKLGTEQSLDHCLYHENDDMFSLHLASSESKKFLFVESESKITKFIFYLDVSKPEGGLTVLTPRLDGIDTSASHRGNHFFIKRRSDACFNSEILACPLDNTSVTTVILPHRPSVNIQDMQLFTDHLVVYERENGLPKITIYRLPSVGEPLDKLQGGRTVDFIDPIYSVDPSESLFSSSILRYRYSSLRTPSSVYDYDMDSGISVLKKIETVLGGFDSTNYITERQWATAGDDTQIPISIVYRKDLVKLDGSDPLLLYGYGSYEECIDPYFKPPRLSLLDRGFIFAVAHVRGGGEMGRPWYENGKLLKKKNTFTDFITCAEYLIEKKYSSKEKLCIEGRSAGGLLIGAVINMRPDLFKAAVGGVPFLDVLTTMLDPTIPLTTSEWEEWGDPRKEEFYFYMKSYSPIDNIKAQNYPALLFTAGLNDTRVMYSEPAKFVSKLRDFKTDDNALLFKCLLGAGHFSKSGRFEKLQEDAFTFTFILQALDMIPAPA; this is encoded by the exons ATGGAGCCTCCCAAGGCTAAGAAAGTGAAGCACGAGATGGAGATGTTCGGCGACGTTAGAGTCGACAATTACTACTGGCTTCGCGACGATTCTCGCTCCGATCCCGAAGTTTTGGCGCATCTTCGTCGGGAGAATGCTTACGTGGATCATATGATGTCTG GAACCAAAAAATTAGAAGATCAGATCTATAGTGAGATAAGAAGCCGCGTGAAGGAAGATGACATATCAGCACCTTTACGCAGGGgaccttattattattataaacgcACCTTGGAGGGTAAAGAATATGCCCAACACTGCCGCCGTCTTGTGCCTGATAGTAACGCTCCGGCATCCGTTTATGACACCATGTTAACTGGACCCGATGCCCCTCCAGAGCATGTCATTCTTGATGAAAATGTTAAAGCTCAAAAACATGCCTTTTACATTATTGGTGCTTTCAAG GTTAGTCCAAACAATAAACTGGTAGCTTATGCAGAAGATACAAAAGGAGATGAAATTTACACAGTTTATGTCATTGATGCCGAGTCTCAAACACCAGTAGGCAAGCCTCTGTCTGGAGTTACCTCAGTTCTTGAATGGGCCGGCGATGATGCGCTAGTCTACACCACTAGGGATGAAATCCTCCGGCCTGACAAG GTATGGTTGCATAAGCTGGGGACTGAACAATCTTTGGACCATTGCCTTTATCATGAAAACGATGACATGTTTTCTCTTCATCTTGCTTCTTCTGAGAGCAAGAAGTTCCTATTTGTTGAATCTGAGAGCAAAATTACAAAATTCATCTTTTACCTTGACGTCTCGAAGCCTGAAGGTGGGCTAACTGTATTGACACCCCGGTTGGATGGCATAGACACATCAGCAAGTCACCGTggaaatcatttttttattaagagAAGAAGTGACGCGTGTTTCAATTCCGAAATACTTGCTTGTCCATTAGATAATACATCAGTTACCACAGTCATCCTTCCTCACCGGCCAAG TGTAAATATTCAGGACATGCAACTATTTACTGATCATCTTGTGGTTTATGAGCGTGAAAATGGTCTGCCCAAGATAACAATATATCGCCTTCCTTCTGTTGGGGAGCCACTGGACAAACTTCAAGGTGGTCGGACTGTGGATTTTATTGATCCTATATATTCAGTAGATCCTTCGGAGTCACTGTTCTCTTCTAGTATTTTGAGATATCGTTATAGCTCATTGAGGACACCTTCTTCCGTCTATGATTATGATATGGACTCTGGTATTTCAGTCCTCAAGAAGATTGAAACC GTCCTGGGAGGCTTTGATTCTACTAACTACATAACTGAAAGACAGTGGGCTACTGCTGGTGATGACACTCAAATACCCATTTCAATTGTATATAGAAAAGATCTAGTGAAGCTTGATGGTTCAGATCCATTACTTCTCTATGGTTATGGTTCCTATGAG GAATGCATAGATCCATACTTCAAGCCGCCAAGGTTGTCTTTGTTGGACAGGGGCTTCATTTTTGCTGTTGCTCACGTTCGTGGAGGTGGTGAAATGGGGAGACCGTGGTATGAAAATGGAAAACTgctcaagaaaaaaaatacattcaCGGATTTTATTACTTGTGCTGAATATTTGATAGAAAAGAAGTATTCTTCCAAGGAAAAACTTTGCATTGAGGGAAGAAGCGCTGGTGGTTTGCTAATTGGTGCTGTTATTAACATGCGGCCTGATTTATTTAAGGCTGCTGTGGGCGGGGTGCCTTTTCTTGATGTATTGACTACTATGCTTGATCCAACAATCCCTCTTACAACTTCAGAGTGGGAG GAATGGGGTGATCCTCGAAAAGAAGAGTTTTACTTCTACATGAAGTCATACTCCCCGATCGATAAT ATTAAAGCACAAAATTATCCAGCTCTTCTTTTTACCGCCGGATTAAATG ATACGCGGGTTATGTACTCCGAACCGGCTAAATTTGTCTCAAAGTTGAGAGATTTCAAGACTGATGATAATGCTCTACTCTTTAAATGCTTACTTGGTGCGGGGCATTTTTCGAAGTCAGGAAG GTTCGAAAAGCTCCAGGAAGATGCCTTCACATTTACTTTTATATTGCAGGCCTTAGACATGATTCCTGCCCCGGCTTAA
- the LOC130993233 gene encoding uncharacterized protein LOC130993233, with product MAPSSNTLQHDHSLQPLLQSARPFLRGELHHVDQHLPRLVSVLQATGAGECWHKHGSFLDHLIGVYRILKLWNAPDAVCLCGLFHSAYSNSYVNLAIFPPSSTGRDTVRGHVGSAAERLIHLFCIVPRQPLIHDLLLFKYTDAELVDHLRSSEIALQKFRGGGELGEDESWRAKLQSICPAEGINVKHIKTGEDLLISRRLVAIFLLMTIADFSDQLFSFQDTLFDNHDGRLEFVGNNTLTSLWPGDGKPGLWMSSASRMAAIYTLIVREEEIYLKTAGEAVAADRDGELELVVPPVFDGCTRVLDRKEQIAARDLYWKAVCGAAEMGLERAEEMLVESVAKNPFVGEGYVVLGQIYLGKGEFEAAEEAAARGLRLLLEWGSPWDKRMTWQGWVAWCRVLLMKAKDKSWPQTSFGILNLGLVA from the coding sequence ATGGCGCCATCTTCCAACACTCTACAACACGACCACAGCCTCCAACCACTGCTCCAATCAGCCCGCCCTTTCCTGCGCGGCGAGCTCCATCACGTCGACCAACACCTACCGCGCCTCGTCTCCGTGCTTCAGGCCACCGGCGCCGGCGAGTGCTGGCACAAGCACGGCAGCTTCCTCGACCACCTCATCGGCGTCTACCGCATCCTCAAGCTTTGGAACGCCCCCGACGCCGTCTGCCTCTGCGGCCTCTTCCACTCCGCCTACTCCAACTCCTACGTCAACCTCGCCATCTTCCCGCCCTCCTCCACCGGCCGCGACACCGTCCGCGGCCACGTCGGCTCCGCCGCCGAGCGCCTCATCCACCTCTTCTGCATCGTCCCCCGCCAGCCTCTCATCCACGACCTCCTCCTCTTCAAATACACCGACGCCGAGCTGGTCGACCACCTCCGATCGTCCGAGATCGCTCTCCAGAAGTTTCGCGGAGGCGGAGAGCTTGGAGAAGACGAGAGCTGGCGCGCTAAGCTCCAGTCGATCTGCCCCGCGGAGGGGATCAACGTGAAGCACATCAAAACCGGCGAGGATCTGCTGATCTCGAGGCGGCTGGTGGCGATCTTCCTCTTGATGACGATCGCGGATTTCAGCGATCAGCTCTTCAGCTTCCAGGATACCTTGTTCGACAACCACGACGGCCGCCTCGAGTTCGTCGGCAACAACACTCTCACTTCTCTCTGGCCCGGCGACGGCAAGCCGGGGCTGTGGATGAGCTCCGCGTCGCGAATGGCGGCGATCTACACTCTGATTGTAAGAGAAGAGGAGATATACCTAAAAACTGCGGGCGAGGCGGTGGCGGCGGATAGAGACGGAGAGCTGGAGCTGGTGGTTCCTCCGGTGTTCGACGGGTGCACTAGGGTTTTGGATCGGAAGGAACAGATTGCGGCGAGGGATCTGTACTGGAAGGCGGTATGCGGCGCGGCGGAGATGGGGTTGGAAAGGGCGGAGGAGATGCTGGTGGAGAGCGTGGCGAAGAATCCGTTCGTAGGGGAGGGTTATGTGGTGTTGGGGCAGATATATTTAGGGAAAGGAGAGTTCGAGGCggcggaggaggcggcggcgagagGGCTGAGATTGCTGCTGGAGTGGGGGAGCCCGTGGGATAAGAGGATGACGTGGCAAGGATGGGTTGCGTGGTGTAGGGTGCTGCTCATGAAGGCTAAGGACAAGTCATGGCCTCAAACCTCTTTTGGTATTCTCAACTTGGGCCTTGTTGCCTAG